A section of the Drosophila subobscura isolate 14011-0131.10 chromosome A, UCBerk_Dsub_1.0, whole genome shotgun sequence genome encodes:
- the LOC117903206 gene encoding LOW QUALITY PROTEIN: ras-related protein Rab-10 (The sequence of the model RefSeq protein was modified relative to this genomic sequence to represent the inferred CDS: deleted 1 base in 1 codon): MAKKTYDLLFKLLLIGDSGVGKTCILFRFSDDAFTSTFISTIGIDFKIKTVELRGKKIKLQIWDTAGQERFHTITTSYYRGAMGIMLVYDITNEKSFENIVKWLRNIDEHANEDVEKMILGNKCDMTDKRVVNKERGEAIAREHGIRFMETSAKSNINIERAFCELAEAILDKTSGKEAAENPERVVIDRRNNDKAPGYSKCCA; this comes from the exons ATGGCGAAGAAAACCTACGATTTGCTCTTTAAACTGTTGCTAATTGGCGATTCGGGTGTTGGCAAGACCTGCATATTATTTCGCTTCTCCGATGATGCCTTCACCTCGACCTTTATATCCACCATAG GAAttgatttcaaaataaaaaccgtGGAGCTGCGGGGCAAAAAGATCAAACTGCAGATATGGGACACGGCCGGCCAGGAGAGATTCCACACAATAACCACCTCCTACTATCGTGGGGCGATGGGCATCATGCTCGTCTATGACATAACGAACGAAAAGAGTTTCGAGAATATCGTCAAATGGCTACGCAACATTGACGAG cATGCCAATGAGGATGTGGAAAAGATGATACTGGGCAACAAATGCGACATGACGGACAAGCGTGTGGTGAACAAGGAGCGCGGCGAGGCG ATTGCTCGAGAGCATGGCATTCGGTTCATGGAAACATCCGCCAAGTCGAACATCAACATTGAGCGTGCT TTTTGCGAGCTCGCCGAGGCCATACTGGATAAGACGTCTGGGAAGGAGGCGGCCGAGAATCCGGAGCGTGTCGTCATCGATCGTCGGAATAATGACAAGGCGCCGGGCTACAGCAAATGCTGTGCGTAA
- the LOC117903189 gene encoding uncharacterized protein LOC117903189 isoform X2, which yields MDVDWQNNLTAIKDRGQYLLQTEKWADCRFLVGTAPNHRIIAGHKLLLAMGSPVFERMFFGNLPDKTDPIVIPDVQPEAFEAMMEYIYTDRITIGSFDKACELCYVAKKYMLPHVVTRCTHFLWADLSPKNACRAYEFAKLFDEPRIMQSSMDLISTNTREVLSDPSFMDIEVSTLMAILDQNRLNIDSELDLFNCLLKFANERGILNESGQPEGLYMSGDKEVTTKQSPDHSSGDIMVEEIKMEPDVAAMVQHMHQDDDGDSFEADPNGPSTSSAAAAAAATASPDADANGDAEADAAASDDVVIIESDASGNALDDEVNMINIMDAQRTIMDGAMLRQAVKKIRFLTMTPQQFAEGPARSKLLQQHEALAILIKISSPTLNDCNMPEGFCISRSTRNFYEPAHRQRELAASYRHTGAAAAATATFFPVFGNRNNGGEVLFSRMGATIHRTNNRADAPAPPINAGIFGEEGIMPIGLRAPETVSVADNPGANPPSHATLRCFGDGYEGGGAAPVGPNNANDNEPPAVGGVAGGVGIGGESGGNQHNDMVRAYCTRSLTRQFDYRNTSVTDAGVTFQVDTNIWILGVQVPTRVLCGELMTSAGFTERYNEVLYAHIQDMHGSRITYTHCTARVRYDSLLDITFDRPVYIYRNQIYKIYVVFNKAGWYPMYSCVPDANSHRVKFMFNVGNPTESVRDGLIYAIIFFTPQDHARHLID from the exons ATGGATGTCGACTGGCAAAACAATCTGACTGCGATTAAGGATCGCGGCCAATATCTGTTGCAGACTGAGAAATGGGCCGACTGTCGCTTTCTGGTGGGCACGGCGCCCAATCATCGCATCATTGCCGGCCACAAGCTGCTCCTGGCGATGGGCTCGCCGGTATTTGAGCGGATGTTCTTTGGCAATCTGCCGGACAAGACCGATCCCATTGTCATACCCGATGTGCAGCCGGAGGCCTTCGAGGCCATGATGGAGTACATCTACACGGACCGCATCACCATTGGTTCCTTCGACAAGGCCTGCGAGCTGTGCTACGTGGCCAAGAAGTATATGCTGCCCCACGTCGTCACCCGCTGCACCCACTTCCTATGGGCCGATCTCAGTCCCAAGAACGCCTGTCGCGCCTACGAGTTTGCCAAGCTCTTCGACGAGCCGCGCATCATGCAGAGCAGCATGGACCTCATTTCCACCAACACCAGGGAGGTACTGTCGGATCCCAGCTTCATGGACATTGAGGTATCCACACTGATGGCCATACTCGACCAGAACCGTCTGAACATCGACTCGGAACTGGATCTGTTCAACTGCCTGCTGAAGTTTGCCAATGAGCGGGGCATTCTGAACGAGTCCGGCCAGCCCGAGGGCCTCTACATGTCCGGCGACAAGGAGGTGACGACCAAGCAGTCACCCGACCACTCTAGCGGCGACATAATGGTGGAGGAGATCAAAATGGAGCCAGATGTGGCCGCCATGGTGCAGCATATGCATCAGGATGACGACGGAGACAGCTTCGAGGCAGACCCCAATGGGCCCTCAACCtcgtcagcagcggcagcggccgccgccacagcatCGCCCGATGCGGATGCCAATGGCGATGCCGAggccgatgctgctgcctctgacGATGTGGTCATCATTGAGAGCGACGCCTCGGGCAATGCCCTCGACGATGAGGTGAATATGATCAACATAATGGATGCCCAGCGCACCATCATGGACGGGGCCATGCTGCGCCAGGCGGTCAAGAAGATACGCTTCCTTACGATGACACCGCAGCAGTTTGCCGAAGGACCGGCGCGatccaagctgctgcagcagcacgaggCACTCGCCATCCTCATCAAGATCTCCAGTCCCACGCTCAACGACTGCAACATGCCCGAGGGCTTCTGCATCTCGCGCAGCACTCGGAACTTCTACGAGCCGGCCCACCGACAGCGGGAGCTGGCCGCCTCGTATCGTCATAccggtgccgctgccgcagcgaCGGCAACCTTCTTTCCGGTTTTTGGGAATCGCAACAACGGGGGCGAGGTGCTCTTTTCCCGCATGGGGGCCACCATACATCGCACCAACAATCGCGCCGACGCGCCCGCCCCCCCTATTAATGCCGGCATCTTTGGCGAGGAAGGCATCATGCCCATAGGGCTGCGCGCCCCGGAAACGGTGAGTGTGGCGGACAATCCGGGCGCCAATCCACCCAGCCATGCCACATTGCGCTGCTTTGGCGATGGCTATGAAGGCGGAGGAGCTGCGCCCGTTGGCCCGAACAACGCCAATGACAACGAGCCACCGGCCGTGGGAGGTGT tgcaggTGGAGTTGGAATTGGAGGAGAATCTGGTGGCAATCAACACAACGACATGGTCCGTGCCTACTGCACGCGCTCGCTGACACGTCAGTTTGATTATCGCAATACGAGCGTCACGGATGCGGGCGTCACCTTTCAGGTGGACACAAACATCTGGATACTGGGCGTACAGGTGCCCACGCGTGTGCTCTGCGGCGAGCTGATGACCTCCGCCGGCTTCACGGAGCGCTACAATGAGGTTCTGTACGCACACATCCAGGATATGCACGGTTCGCGCATCACCTACACCCATTGTACGGCACGGGTGCGATACGACTCGCTGCTGGACATCACCTTTGACCGTCCGGTGTATATCTACCGCAATCAGATCTACAAGATATATGTGGTGTTCAACAAGGCCGGCTGGTATCCGATGTACTCGTGCGTGCCCGACGCCAACAGCCATCGCGTCAAGTTTATGTTCAATGTCGGCAATCCCACGGAGTCGGTGCGCGATGGCCTCATCTATGCGATCATATTCTTCACACCCCAGGACCATGCACGGCATCTGATCGACTGA
- the LOC117903204 gene encoding protein obstructor-E, whose protein sequence is MQRILVSSILVLSWITAGHALAVGSPECPEKYGEQAYAHTENCDQFFLCTNGTLTLETCENGLLFDGKGAVHNHCNYNWAVDCKGRQWDPTPISSPGCEYQFGLYAVSKDCATTYIKCAHGEPHEQDCDAGLAYDERIHGCNWPDQLLDHCNPEAVVGFKCPTKVDPNSVAARFWPFPRFPVSGDCHRLITCVEGYPRLISCGEDKVFDEHTLTCEEPEYASGGCANYGK, encoded by the exons GACATGCCCTGGCCGTGGGCTCACCCGAGTGCCCCGAGAAGTACGGCGAACAGGCGTATGCCCACACGGAGAACTGCGACCAGTTCTTCCTCTGCACCAATGGCACCCTCACCCTGGAGACCTGCGAGAATGGACTGCTCTTTGATGGCAAGGGCGCCGTCCACAATCACTGCAACTACAACTGGGCCGTCGACTGCAAGGGTCGCCAGTGGGATC ccactcCGATCTCCTCGCCGGGCTGTGAGTATCAGTTCGGTTTGTATGCGGTGTCCAAGGACTGTGCCACCACGTACATCAAGTGCGCCCACGGCGAGCCCCACGAGCAGGACTGCGATGCCGGCCTGGCCTACGATGAGCGCATCCATGGCTGCAACTGGCCCGACCAGCTCCTCGACCACTGCAATCCCGAGG CTGTCGTTGGCTTCAAGTGCCCCACCAAGgtggatcccaattcggtggcCGCTCGCTTCTGGCCCTTCCCACGTTTCCCCGTCTCCGGGGACTGCCATCGCCTGATCACCTGCGTGGAGGGTTATCCCCGTCTCATCAGCTGCGGCGAGGACAAAGTCTTCGATGAGCACACGCTCACCTGCGAGGAGCCCGAGTATGCCAGCGGCGGGTGCGCCAACTACGGAAAGtag
- the LOC117903189 gene encoding uncharacterized protein LOC117903189 isoform X1 produces MDVDWQNNLTAIKDRGQYLLQTEKWADCRFLVGTAPNHRIIAGHKLLLAMGSPVFERMFFGNLPDKTDPIVIPDVQPEAFEAMMEYIYTDRITIGSFDKACELCYVAKKYMLPHVVTRCTHFLWADLSPKNACRAYEFAKLFDEPRIMQSSMDLISTNTREVLSDPSFMDIEVSTLMAILDQNRLNIDSELDLFNCLLKFANERGILNESGQPEGLYMSGDKEVTTKQSPDHSSGDIMVEEIKMEPDVAAMVQHMHQDDDGDSFEADPNGPSTSSAAAAAAATASPDADANGDAEADAAASDDVVIIESDASGNALDDEVNMINIMDAQRTIMDGAMLRQAVKKIRFLTMTPQQFAEGPARSKLLQQHEALAILIKISSPTLNDCNMPEGFCISRSTRNFYEPAHRQRELAASYRHTGAAAAATATFFPVFGNRNNGGEVLFSRMGATIHRTNNRADAPAPPINAGIFGEEGIMPIGLRAPETVSVADNPGANPPSHATLRCFGDGYEGGGAAPVGPNNANDNEPPAVGGVAGGGAGAGAGAGAGGVGIGGESGGNQHNDMVRAYCTRSLTRQFDYRNTSVTDAGVTFQVDTNIWILGVQVPTRVLCGELMTSAGFTERYNEVLYAHIQDMHGSRITYTHCTARVRYDSLLDITFDRPVYIYRNQIYKIYVVFNKAGWYPMYSCVPDANSHRVKFMFNVGNPTESVRDGLIYAIIFFTPQDHARHLID; encoded by the coding sequence ATGGATGTCGACTGGCAAAACAATCTGACTGCGATTAAGGATCGCGGCCAATATCTGTTGCAGACTGAGAAATGGGCCGACTGTCGCTTTCTGGTGGGCACGGCGCCCAATCATCGCATCATTGCCGGCCACAAGCTGCTCCTGGCGATGGGCTCGCCGGTATTTGAGCGGATGTTCTTTGGCAATCTGCCGGACAAGACCGATCCCATTGTCATACCCGATGTGCAGCCGGAGGCCTTCGAGGCCATGATGGAGTACATCTACACGGACCGCATCACCATTGGTTCCTTCGACAAGGCCTGCGAGCTGTGCTACGTGGCCAAGAAGTATATGCTGCCCCACGTCGTCACCCGCTGCACCCACTTCCTATGGGCCGATCTCAGTCCCAAGAACGCCTGTCGCGCCTACGAGTTTGCCAAGCTCTTCGACGAGCCGCGCATCATGCAGAGCAGCATGGACCTCATTTCCACCAACACCAGGGAGGTACTGTCGGATCCCAGCTTCATGGACATTGAGGTATCCACACTGATGGCCATACTCGACCAGAACCGTCTGAACATCGACTCGGAACTGGATCTGTTCAACTGCCTGCTGAAGTTTGCCAATGAGCGGGGCATTCTGAACGAGTCCGGCCAGCCCGAGGGCCTCTACATGTCCGGCGACAAGGAGGTGACGACCAAGCAGTCACCCGACCACTCTAGCGGCGACATAATGGTGGAGGAGATCAAAATGGAGCCAGATGTGGCCGCCATGGTGCAGCATATGCATCAGGATGACGACGGAGACAGCTTCGAGGCAGACCCCAATGGGCCCTCAACCtcgtcagcagcggcagcggccgccgccacagcatCGCCCGATGCGGATGCCAATGGCGATGCCGAggccgatgctgctgcctctgacGATGTGGTCATCATTGAGAGCGACGCCTCGGGCAATGCCCTCGACGATGAGGTGAATATGATCAACATAATGGATGCCCAGCGCACCATCATGGACGGGGCCATGCTGCGCCAGGCGGTCAAGAAGATACGCTTCCTTACGATGACACCGCAGCAGTTTGCCGAAGGACCGGCGCGatccaagctgctgcagcagcacgaggCACTCGCCATCCTCATCAAGATCTCCAGTCCCACGCTCAACGACTGCAACATGCCCGAGGGCTTCTGCATCTCGCGCAGCACTCGGAACTTCTACGAGCCGGCCCACCGACAGCGGGAGCTGGCCGCCTCGTATCGTCATAccggtgccgctgccgcagcgaCGGCAACCTTCTTTCCGGTTTTTGGGAATCGCAACAACGGGGGCGAGGTGCTCTTTTCCCGCATGGGGGCCACCATACATCGCACCAACAATCGCGCCGACGCGCCCGCCCCCCCTATTAATGCCGGCATCTTTGGCGAGGAAGGCATCATGCCCATAGGGCTGCGCGCCCCGGAAACGGTGAGTGTGGCGGACAATCCGGGCGCCAATCCACCCAGCCATGCCACATTGCGCTGCTTTGGCGATGGCTATGAAGGCGGAGGAGCTGCGCCCGTTGGCCCGAACAACGCCAATGACAACGAGCCACCGGCCGTGGGAGGTGTGGCTGGAGGAGGTGCcggtgctggcgctggtgctggtgcaggTGGAGTTGGAATTGGAGGAGAATCTGGTGGCAATCAACACAACGACATGGTCCGTGCCTACTGCACGCGCTCGCTGACACGTCAGTTTGATTATCGCAATACGAGCGTCACGGATGCGGGCGTCACCTTTCAGGTGGACACAAACATCTGGATACTGGGCGTACAGGTGCCCACGCGTGTGCTCTGCGGCGAGCTGATGACCTCCGCCGGCTTCACGGAGCGCTACAATGAGGTTCTGTACGCACACATCCAGGATATGCACGGTTCGCGCATCACCTACACCCATTGTACGGCACGGGTGCGATACGACTCGCTGCTGGACATCACCTTTGACCGTCCGGTGTATATCTACCGCAATCAGATCTACAAGATATATGTGGTGTTCAACAAGGCCGGCTGGTATCCGATGTACTCGTGCGTGCCCGACGCCAACAGCCATCGCGTCAAGTTTATGTTCAATGTCGGCAATCCCACGGAGTCGGTGCGCGATGGCCTCATCTATGCGATCATATTCTTCACACCCCAGGACCATGCACGGCATCTGATCGACTGA
- the LOC117903196 gene encoding N-acetylglucosamine-6-phosphate deacetylase: MTTPRSCDCDSPQQRLLQFTNCRLVRGHQLVRDDLWVRDGRIINPEPVFFDEQARAHKRIDCHNAIIAPGYIDLQINGGYGVDFSHDKDTIEAGVNKVAQGLVQSGVTSFCPTLVTSPNASYHAILPRIPKTVPNGAGILGIHAEGPFINPQKKGAHPENCIQTIDKGLETLETTYGSLERIKIITLAPEKVSDPEVIGQLVAKGITVSLGHSVATLSDGERAVQQGATMITHLFNAMLPFHHRDPGLVGLLASDAVPQGQTVYFGIISDGVHTHPAALRIAYRTHPEGLVLVTDAISALGLEDGVHHIGQLPLEVRRGKAFIAGTETLCGSIAPMDECVRIFHKATNCSIVYAIEAATLHPARCIKIDQQKGTLDFGSDADFILLDDELRVLSTWIAGACVHQCVQ, from the exons ATGACGACACCGCGGAGCTGCGACTGTGATAGCCCCCAGCAGCGATTGCTGCAATTTACCAACTGCCGCCTGGTGCGCGGCCACCAGTTGGTCCGCGACGATCTGTGGGTGCGCGATGGCAGGATCATCAATCCCGAGCCTGTATTCTTCGATGAACAGGCGAGGGCCCACAAGCGCATCGATTGCCACAATGCCATCATAGCACCCGGCTACATTGACCTGCAGATTAATG GTGGCTATGGCGTGGACTTCTCGCACGACAAGGACACCATTGAGGCGGGCGTCAACAAGGTGGCCCAGGGACTGGTGCAGTCGGGCGTTACCTCCTTCTGCCCGACGCTGGTGACCTCACCGAATGCCAGCTACCATGCGATACTGCCGCGCATACCCAAAACTGTGCCAAACGGTGCCGGCATCCTGGGCATCCATGCCGAGGGTCCGTTCATCAATCCCCAGAAAAAGGGCGCACATCCCGAGAACTGCATTCAGACAATCGACAAG GGACTGGAGACACTGGAGACCACTTATGGCTCGCTGGAGCGCATCAAGATCATTACTTTGGCGCCGGAGAAGGTCAGTGATCCGGAGGTGATTGGGCAGCTGGTGGCCAAGGGCATAACCGTGTCCCTGGGCCATTCTGTGGCTACGCTGAGCGACGGCGAGCGTGCCGTGCAGCAGGGTGCCACCATGATAACGCATCTGTTCAATGCGATGCTGCCGTTCCATCATCGCGATCCCGGCCTTGTCGGACTGCTCGCCTCCGATGCCGTGCCCCAGGGTCAGACCGTTTACTTTGGCATCATTTCGGATGGTGTGCACACACATCCCGCTGCGCTGAGGATCGCCTATCGCACCCATCCCGAGGGCTTGGTGCTGGTGACCGATGCCATTTCGGCGCTGGGCCTGGAGGATGGCGTCCATCACATcggccagctgccgctggaggtGCGCAGGGGCAAGGCCTTCATTGCCGGCACAGAGACACTCTGCGGCAGCATTGCGCCCATGGACGAGTGCGTGCGCATTTTCCACAAGGCCACCA ATTGCTCCATTGTGTATGCCATTGAGGCGGCCACACTGCATCCTGCGCGCTGCATCAAAATCGATCAACAGAAGGGCACCCTGGACTTTGGCTCGGATGCCGATTTCATACTCCTGGACGACGAGCTGCGTGTGCTCTCCACATGGATAGCGGGTGCCTGCGTGCATCAGTGTGTCCAGTAG